In the genome of Aedes aegypti strain LVP_AGWG chromosome 2, AaegL5.0 Primary Assembly, whole genome shotgun sequence, the window cattttgaaaaataattcgagatgcggcacagtttgttcaaccctatgggtatcagcgtggtgattttgcaacagtttttcgattcccttcctgcattgggatgcttgtttacatttgaaaatgtcaaatcaggtgcgcgctcaaactgaccgtgattccggtcagggcgccccaaacaggagcgccaacGAAACTAACATGAAATAACTCAAATAAACGTTTTTGAACCAGGTTGGAACTTGCACAagccgttctgaatcacagtttcaatcccaacccgattcaggtcttCCTGTAGGAAAACATACTTTGCTCCacatattcaaaattcaaaaccaccccccaaacaaatctctcatccacccaaCAGTTACGGGGTGTCGCTAGTTCAATTAGAGactattttttactattcatgccAACAAATGCCTAAATCTATCTGTTGGCTGTTGATCCGGAATATTCCCGCcttgaggcagcaacagccgcgcaaggaaattttgagcaGGTGCCTCATGTCGGGAATCTTCCGGCTCATTCAAACCTCGTCCGCACAAAACAGAGAGATCAGGAATCTGTTGACTAAaatccttgcgttacagaaccgtgtagtgttcgccGGGTGCGGTCATAATCGGCCAAAGCGATGAAGGTGGTTTCTGCGGTGTTAACGGAGATTTCAGGAACCGTGAAGGAAGGAGGTAGCGAAACCGCAATggagcccattatgatgaatgaaaacataaacaaaaatcatctggtcatgccagctgatcataaattcaccacaacgtggaggtaaaaccataggggaaaaaggggctgcatttttttgaggtgaaacaaattgtaggggaccgaggggtgaactaacgtgccgcaagtttttcattattttctaatagttaaaggctccaaaacatatcggttccttaggaaagtttgttcagtaaattgacagaaaacatataagccaataaaattttttcacggaaatggtctattgttcagtagctcaagggctatcattattttagccaagaagttcgagattttgccacatggcggtgctagtgagcatgaaacatttgtttcgaaggtctcaggattctgaccacttagaaagatggcgtcttcagcaaagttgttcgatAACTCAAGAACTATCATTGGTTGAGCTagttaattcaaaattttgtcaccaggcggcgctagtgagcataaaccatttgtttcgcaaatatctcaggaggcTGATCACtttgaaagatggcgtcttctgcagagttgttcagtagcttaaatTATTTCtatgtttaatccttaaagttcgaaaTTGTGTAAAATAAtcatagtccctgagcttctgaactaCTTTCCCGAAGGTGCCTGTCttaaaagtcaagatcctgcagttttctcaaaacaaaaatttcatgcttactagcgccgcctggtggcaaaatatcataTTTCTTGAGCTTTTGAACTACTTatccgaagacactatctttctaagtaatcgggctcctgagatatctgaatctgagaacaaaagtttcatactcactagcgccgcctagtgaactagctcgaacaatgatagtctttaacttactaaacaactttgccgaagacaccatccttctaaatggtcaggatcctgaaatatctacaaaacaaaagtaaaacttccatgcccactagtgccccCTAGCGgttaaattccgaattaaatgagataCCATcggatagcgcttcacctccactAAAGACACCAAgaatctatattatctggattttgagataaaccGATTCCAAACTGTAGTTTACTCGaatcgttcattattatgcgacttccatgtacatttgttgattttaccgtattataaagggccatactgtaaataaaaactgtcgagtattgttcttaagaagattcttgaggaatacattttggttcgGTGTCGAAAGATACCTTTGttacaaaatgatagcatataaatcgcaactgttgtacaaagtacaacagcgcgacagcccgaaggtacCTTGACACTTTGTTATGCGCCACTTTCGAATGTTTACGAAAATAATTAAGCCTTTaaacttttttaatattttgcatgcAAGCGATTCACCGTGTATTGTAAAAAATTTTGAtcgtaaattttcattttaatgaCGGTTTTTACATTCTTTCATTATAATGCGatgcttcagaaaaaaaaattgaggatTATAATGAATGTGAAATAATTTGGGCGACAATGGAATAAGAACGTCTCAAAACTGCCTATTGgtgaaaattcttggaaaaaacttCGGTGACCCCCAAGAACCTCTGAAAATCTCTTAAGAATTATTGACAATCTCTTCGATATctctgaaaataattcaaaaatcacTAGCCTTTCCTGGTATTTCTGGGAATATTATTAAAACCCTATATGTTTCACATTGAGAAAACTCCAGGGACACGTTCCCTACCACAATTTTATGCCACTTACTTTCTTCTCGCGATGACGAGCAACTGTTCCTTCCTTCGCTGCAGGATCCGTTCCCGCTCCTCGGAGCTCTTGGAAAACCGATCGCCCAACGGCACATCGTCGAAGCTCTCGTCCCGCAGCAGGTTATCGAAGTTACCGAAAATGTTGGTGCTCCGTTCCACCTCGTAGCCGCTGCTGCTTCCAGTCGAGGAAGGTGTCGACACGTTTGAGTCATCTCCTCCGCCACCCCCTCCCCCATAATGGCTATTGGGGCTAAATTCGTCCGCATTGACGTAGTAGTCGTTTGCGGTTATGGCAGGGAAGCCACTCAACGTGGTTCCACCGCTGCCGGAATCGGGTGTCTCCGGTTGACTGCTGTTGAAGCTGTTACTATTGCTCAAGGTAGCACTGGTGCTGTTTCCGTCGTACCCGTTGGTTGTCGTCGCAGTGTTGGTCGTCGTGGCATTGTCATCGTCGAGAAGGTCGTCGAATTCTTGGAATCGCGCCGGTACCTGCAGGCGTCCCTCCAGAATGTTGTCGATCGTGACTTCGATCGACCGGGAAATTTGTAGATCGGCTATCAGAGTCGACAGCGGAAAGCGCGGAAACATCTCCTGCACGTGTCGTGCCATGTTCCGAATTTGCGAGGTGTGATTGACCGCTGTTTCGCGAGGACTTGGCTCGTTTCGGAGAACGGAGTTGATATGGGTCACTTCTACGGAGAAGTTCGGCAGCCAGGACACGTATCGCGATCCGTTGAAGTGGAAGAAGTGGTTGTTGGCCGTTCGGCCCGCTGGCTCCGTATCATCGATGCGAATCTCGTTCGGCAGAATGCTGACATTGTTGTTGTGTACACTCAATCCCAAACGGCAGGTCGGGCAGCTGGTGTCCTGCTCCAACCATGACTGCAGACATGAACTGCAATGGAAGACAGATAATTATAATTAGAATGTAgtacgtttctccggaatgcgcactttcttccaagggtgaaatggttaattGCATCTATAAAAAACAGATTAGATTTTTACTCTACTagtaatgaaataaaaaaagtttaaatataCGAAAGCAGACACATTCAAGTGGTGCTAACTCACTTGTGAAACAGATGCGAACACGGTAGCTTCCGCGCCGTTTCCATCTTCTCCCAGCAAATGGCACAGTTGTCGCAGTTCTGTTTGAGATCCTCCGCCGTCGCCAGCGGGTAGCTCTTCTCCATGTGGTTCAACACCCACAGATAGTTCCGGTGCTTCTTGATTTTCCGCTGGATTTCGTTGATCAGGTAGCGCAGCTGCATGATGATCACCAGGCTGGCCATCGAGAGGAAGATGTTGCTCCACAGGAGCATGTGCAGATGATGGCCAAAGTCCACCACCAGGGCGGCCACCTCGAAGATCAGCTCGATGTAGTACGCCACCGGGCCGCGCTTGTCCCAGGAAATTGCTGCTGAAATGAAAACCAGATGATCGGGGGAAGCGATCGATTAGCACGTTTGCAGTTTACTCGAAGCGACAGAGTGTATCCAAATGCGGAATCAGAGTGGTGTTGATGACTACCACACGCTACAATTTTATGGTTGAAAGATCACAGAAGGTGCAGATCGAAAGGAGATCATATTTCCCGCATCACGAGATCAGATAATATAGATTTTTTATAAGTGGTTAGTAGAATCGGTGGTCATCAATTGTACCCACAAAGCCTTTAAGGTCAGTAAGGCTGAATTAGGCATTTGAAACTTATATTCAATACGAAATCGATTTGACATTTTGACCGCGATGCAATGAACATTTTCTCTGCAatgaattttgtcaaaaatcttCCCACAAATACTTTGCAGATCCCTCAAGGCATTTTGTAAAGATCTCGTCAAGAACCTCACAAGAAATCAGCTGTAGAAATTGGGAACATCAGTCAAACAAATAATCAACCAAAGCCTTTACTAAAGAATATGCGCAATTTTAAGCAGATGAATTAATTTCACCtggaaaattctgaactgctacgacaaataaaatgtaattctGTTGGAAAAGTGTAGACAAACTTATGCTACTTGTTAAAATTCTATGGGAATTCCGTGCTATTTCTATGAGCATcatgttaaaatttcattgaaatttgtgttgaaatccggtggtttttttttaatttgctggGAATTTTGTGGGGATCCTGTTGGATTTCTGTCAGCAATCCAAAGCAATCCACTCTTATAAGCACACCTGCTCcgcatatttaaaaaaatcatttctgttAAAGATTACATTAGAGTGTTGTATTTAGGTACAGGAAAGACTGAAGTTCGCGTTGGCCTTTTTTATAATGTAAAAAGGTATAATAAGCCCCCATTAAGGGAAAACTGCCCTTTTGCAATAtcaaatgcatcacttctaAAGTTTTTTAATGTCAATGTGTGGCTTATTTAGTTGCACGCAATATCCTCTTTCCAggttgcttcaaaaaagtgtaTATTATGTTTGTTGTAAACGGTCAATATGTatacgtttcaaaacaacccgggcaatatgcccctcccatagCAAAAAGTtccacagcgttgtagaaatgtttccaatgaGAACTCCACCACCAGCTAATCTTAAAAAAAGTCTATAAACAGTCGTCCTTCGGTAAAAGTACAATAGTAACGAATAAAGTACAATAGTAAATAATTGGCTTCATTCACACTGAGGCTTGCTTATCTGAAGCAAAATTTTGtaccaaaaacctgattttcaatattttttgaatttcaaatactATAATACTATTCAAAGAACATttatgcgcaacatcatttttttcgcgaatctatataaataaaaatgaaatggtgtttgtatgtcacgaaatggcttccgaactggtcaacggatttgaatgattatttttccgatttgttcgtcaagtgttccgacgtgtttgtgtgtataaaaatcgcaggatattcaccaggaaagtcggaaaaacgagcgtgaaaggaactgtcattttgtatgggacgattcatagcgttctccaacagcctacttgatggcaagacgaagtttgccgggaccactagtatttaatATATGTAATCATATCTACGTGTAAAAGAAGCCTGAATCCCGTGAAAATAAATAGGGGCGTATTGTCCCGTTGGGACGTATTATACCAAGTTACCCTActaaatagttaaatttttagACTTGGATCTCAGGATCTTTTTAGACTTGGATGGAGGTATACCAGAATTGCAGAATTGCAGAATTCTGCATAAATATCTAGGAACGGTTCCTCCAATGATattgttcaaaattattaataatcttATTAGATACTCTTATATATCTTAGATaaggaattcttcagaaattgatCTAGACTACAACGAATCAGAAGTTTTGCTTTTGCAAGCGAAGTCAGGCCCATCTCTTGGTACAAATATTCTCAAATaacatacagtcgactctcctcatctcgatatctccccctatgtcgttgattttttcggtcccttcatgaGCCCACGGTATaaacaacaaggtaggctattcccacgtgtaaacaacggttttcaatcaaaacatgtgtcgtcattcctatcgccaagCATGAGGCTAacaggatagtaaaagagagatagccttgctttcttttgcactcgttcgagtttgcgataggaatgacatcacaaccaaatatcatttttcggcGTACAATACCTtgctttttttaccgtgcatgagcctatgcatgctttAAAACggttgacttttactgtgcgccctgttttcaaattgctcgtgagagagagcgaaacatcaccaacacacggcgcacagtaaaagtcaaaagaacagaAGAGTTTACGGCATGTACAGGGATtcacccaactaacaattcagagccacaaacaagcatgcatgttcaatttttgttcaataatggtaatggcagctgaataaaaaatttgctctataaagagctgagaaggtgcctttttaacacaaacttagatcaatgttcaacgttatgcattagaatgaacaaaagttgaatcgccacttattaaacgtttccaaagattctcattcgactagtcaagattgttctacaaatgagctgaacaagacatgtttcccccaattaaaaagccaatattccactaatcaaatgtatatgtataaaaggatattcagaagacgaactaacgttttacttgcgtcgcacttcagctatttccacatgtttaagcatgaataagagctgaataagtatcttataaaatcataATTCAGCTTCattatattataagaacagttgatccaatagaggccaaaatgacgattaacaaacacattgttcagcaataaataagccttgtaaaagcgatcacacaatagctaaatttcataaaatggacaataTATCCGAAATTCGAGTTGAGtttcgaatgcatttcaaagatcataaattatgctttcttaaaacatttgaaatagctgttcagaaaataaacatggtcagtctccagaaatgcagaattattgtgaaaaacaaaaataaacatttttgttatagtttattttagatatcatttccagatattttatatcatatatctatcaagttaatatcacttttagctatccatattatattttctattgctaagcttttttcgcctgctcgggatgtttttccgtacaagaaaaatggaaatttctttgacagaattgattaaataaatttctatagccagctacatttgaaatgacatttcttcacaactgaataaatactgcgctctaagaaaaatgatttacttggccatttccgaaaataaaaatcgcatcaagatattcgaatatttttctattcaggtgggttctgaggactaacccttcaaatgattcaaatatattcatactttTCAGACAAATAGTACAAAAGTAAGATTTAAAATGCTGCAAATTGACAGAAAATTTACGTTCacactttttgaaaattctacagaAGCAATGACTACAAAAAACAGACAGAAGAAACGACGATTTCAACCAGGACAAAACGATAGACAATGTAAGACAAACTAGACTATATTAACTAAGCTATATATATATTAACTGTATTTCGTACACAATAGTTtacccttgaaaaaggccaaaatccgtgaccgaaacgtcgggcagaAATCAATAAAATCGTTGTAAAACAGtaagactgagatagccgaATAAATTAGCAACTCAAGTAAAAGTCGACCCTTCCAACTACATGcagagaacttttacttcaatacatatgtaataggtttatgaaaaatacaaataaaaaaataatcaaactataatttataatattATTTAAGTAAattagtcagttttaaacaaactaaaacttattatgaaattagattaacCATTTCatactgtttttactttgtgtaaataaacattattttgaccaacatcgacataaattttctcactgtgcgctaaaaatagcctactgaactcagcttggatcagcactaaacagcagctgaataatatgcttgttcagttgtagattagcgtaccatatgtattgattagacgttgtcgaatagaaattcgaacatggtcaatattcagctatgagaagtttatattttgcactggacggtaacaacatcaattctaggatggcgcagatggcaaggcataccgctgacgattggaaggactcgagttcgaatccagtatacaggcgatttttaaataagattgttatactatcataataatagtgtacactacatttataaagtgcctagaaaaatatttttttgtttttattagtctttaattatttttaaaccagccgtataaaagctgaactaaatgcttgtaaaacgtttttaaagctgaaaaataaagttggtattcaacgacatgctttaaagtttctataaatttgtgtaaacaatgctttaacaaaggttagccatggaaattattaaaatgttataaaacatgatgctggataaaactgccataatggtgtttgttaaaagagtgaatgttagttgggcattctgcatacattttaactctccatatctcgatatcctccttatcttgATATcttcctatctcgatgtgattttcattcccgattttctctccgtgtgtcgatatgcccattttCAAAGATGAAATGACgtcgtttgatttttattttcctggtaacggagtgattttcaatctggtattcaataaaaatttgttctatgtctcgatttcttcctatctcgatggttccttcgatatcgagatgtggagggGCGACTGTAATTCCTAATCAAACACAGTTCAGCCAAGATTCCTTAGGGTTTTGTAATAGACGCCAGGAAGCAgttgtattattttatgttcaaGAAAAATCCAACACAGTTTATAAATGAAACtgaagacgccatatttctgaatacagtcaaacctccatgagaaGACGTTCCAGCTCGATGTACACTCATGAAAACATACttagaacaaaaacaaaaatcatggttGCTATGATGCTGATATTCAATCAGCTTTCCCACGGCATACAaaataacaaggcaggctctttactgatgtaaatatcaagtttgattgtaaacatgtcacgtcactcctatcgtaccatataccttctggattactagatcattttttttttcgcaaatttgttcaaggtggataggaatgacgtcgtcaagttttcggaatatatcaccttcttaattatAATACACCGTGTAGCTTTCtaaagaatatctgttccatgactcaatatttccatgagtcgataatCCCTTAAATATCCACTGGAAGTTAGACTGTAGTTAAGATTCTGAAGTATTTACTTATGGAATTTTTATGCTGTATAGCGCCGTTTGGTGGAATAATTTCGAATCAAATTTCCATCTTTCTACGTAATCGGGATCCTCAGATATTAGCAATCAAAAatatgcatgctcactagcgccacatgctggatgaattttaaaaaattgatgATTTCATATGTCATAGTGATGAGGATACCTCACGATCATTTTTCTAAGCATTCAGCGTTCGAAAAATTGCATGATCACTAACAgcgttttttggaagaataccgaatcaaacggcacatcacatctttagtccttgaactactaaacagctttgccgaagacaccatcttgctaaaacaAATCGCTATTTTAACTTATCCATGATCAAAATactgcatgctcactagcgcaatCTGATGGTAGAATTTTaagttaggtggcctatcacatgctagtccttgacctactcaACACTTTTGACGAAGACGgtatctttctaggtaatcgagATCCTGAGACATCGGTGTTTGAAAAacgtcatgctcactagcgctatcTGGTGatagaattccgaatcaaatagATCATCACACGTTAGTCCTTCAACTAATGAACAGCTTTGCCAAGAACACCACCgttctaaaaaatctagatcctgagatttTTGTGTTCAATACATTGCCTTTGCGTAATGtccacttcatcggttccccTAGGACACAATCcgaaagacggggttggtggtccatTGGCTACCGCTACtgtttcataagcagaaggtcatcaatcccaggcccgtccctttcctcgtactttgtagttgttatcttgcacttgcttctatcttccactcttaatatcTCACAGTCGACATATCGTTTACAGCagacgaacaaaaaaaaaaccgtttccaTACGCTTCCATTTTTCCATCATAACATCCATTATTtaagcacgcctttccttacgcctgatacataggcagtccgCTTACCAAACAGCAATACCGTCCCTttcccttcccgcatgaactggcgtaaaCGCAGTGGTATACCTGGTCTACTGTGGtggccagtttaatgcatcattaATTCCCCCCCTtaccctcattggtctgcattctaacgtggcaggcgccattgttgccgtaaaatagaaaatcaccagcacatatacactgagggtgtctgttaatcccaagcagtcatatctggttggttccttgtttaagtgcagctgatctggcgtagcaaccacgggcggtcaatcaagctcaagctcaaccgtccatgagtcctctcgtggtgtagtgAACAGAGAGCCGTGAGTTCGTTTCTCGCCGAGAAAACGTGTAacattttcgcaaatttcacatcaatttgtctatctaatccaattgcaaagtatatgtaatgtttagtttttcggtagttgttaaatgtCCACTCGGCTGGTCAGCCGCaaaaccacgaatcataattaaaaatagtagtttaaaaattgttgactGCCAGCAGGAATCGACATGAAAACTGAAGGAACagtgaagcaattcctggaataatttcaagagatttttggaagtgattcatggataaaaggtagaaagacaaaacgtcggaaGGGCAAAAAGCAGAGAGACAAAAGGTCGTTTATCAAATCTTTCGATATTATGTCAAAAATTCATTTatatgagagaaaaaaaaatcttgaaaaatatctgcaGATGAAGATTTTTGATtatgaaattcatgaagaaataaaTGTAGAAATTTGTCGATCGATATTTGTCATGATAATGACCAATTActcagcgtaacaaaaattatatttttgcatgtctcaagaaccaaacttatgtgtctctagttgcTGAacctgatgccgttctcagaaatgctccagcacgtcacaatgttTAGCTACAAGTCGACAAAGTtgaataaaacactggttttattgatgtttacataaaatttaaagtatgatttatcatttttttttgtaatcttatccaccaagcatacaTAATAGGGCTTGAACTTCCATTTTaattataatttggttgaaattgaacgattaaatttagattcaatcgattttttcaacatgcttgcagtctccatacaaaattcttcgtttctcttatatggcagaatacaatacttttctaaaccatcaaaaaataacttttgagcaccgGCAATATTATGAACTCTTATGATAAGTGTTGTATAACACATGAagtttacttgtttttaattatgaatagtggtttacggctaaccagccgagtggaaaaaaaactaaacattacatataatttgcaattggattagatggacaaattgatgtgaagatttgcgaaaaagtttacacatgaagtttgatttCTGTGCCAAATAAAGCacataaattgccatacaagctggcaaacttgcatgcaagttggctgatatggtcaaattatgcattttcaaacggaaatatctcaaaaactagatgtgctatgatatttctgaaaacggcaatggatttagcaatccttaattaagtaaatagtgatattttgatgcttgagacaaaaatgtgttccgcaGTATTGTAGTTATGTGAGGAGAATTTTCTGAGACATATTCAAGAGTCTATGGAAGCGTTTTGAATGGAATCATTAAAACAATACTTAGAGATATTAGATATTAGATATGcatatgatatgcatatgaaATCATATTAGATATGCATATGAAATCATATGCAGAAATTTCTTGATACCTTACAAGGAATAACTCGAGTTTCGTGGaggtttattttatgaaaaatctttgagaaaCTCCATGAAAATATCAAGGaagaagttttgtttgaatagtttttttaggaattccaaGATCAATCATTGGTTGAGAAATCATCGGACAATTCCTTGTGGAATTCTATGGAAGAAAATAATGAGCAAAAAATCATGAAAGAATTCCGAGATAATAAACTGCTACTATATTTAAATTCGCAGAAagtttgagaaaactaaaaatatatctaaaaaatctataaatttcttattttcaagaactgaatttttggaggaactttgTGAAACATTTCTTATCTTTTACTCCAATACTTGTCAAAACAATAcaattcggaaaaaaaataacatagaaCGTTTTCTAATTATAGCAATCCTGAAtgtgaaatgaaaatttaataagCACAACATTCACGTGAATTAAGTTTCCTATGTTATGAGTAAATTATAATCAATCCCGTGTATATTTTCTAAAAGAACGTTTAGAAGAATCATGAAATAAGATAGCTGCTTAATTGTTTGTAGCTTATGCGATTACAAAACAAAGTCATAAAGTTTCAGATTTATTCAGGAAGAGACCTCTGAATGTCTGCTCTGTGCATATTTTTCCAACCGTCGGGCATTTCTCCCCCAGCGCGAATGCAACCCCGCTTGCCTTAGTTAAGATGCATCGAGCTGTCACGCTAGGATGAATGGGctcaaaaatagtgttttattgCAATCCTGCGCATTCAAAACCTGACTCTGGTTATTTTTGATCCGATTTGACTCCCTTCATATATCTACCCTCAAAGTCCAAAGATCGATCCATTGAAtgtttttcctcaaaaatagATATGTAGAAGCACCCATACCGGAATTATCagaaaaatcggttgaaaattgaatctacggtgattttttaatataaattctTAACCCGTACCAAAACGGGTTAAACAAATCCGTAATATTTGTTATTCATGAAGCAAGTCATAGTAATTCTTTATCCTACAGCATGAAAACAAGTTGCGAAAAGTGAATCAATTTTCTGGAATAATCCGAAGAAAGCAACGATGAATAGAAATTTATCAATAAAGATACGTCCTTATAAAGAATCAATGTCGATTTGATTTTTGCTTCATCTGACTGGAGAATACTTACATTCATGGGTGATTCCACCTTGGCGCATGTCGTACAGGAACATGGCATACCGTATTAGCACGTGCAGGGTGCGTATGGACAGCAGAACACACTGgaaagagagagaaaaaaacaaTGTATTTATCTAGGATGAAAACATGGATAATTGTTGAATAATTAATTCAACGAACTAAAACTAAGAGGTACTTCATGGAAGATTTGAAtcaaatcaactgaaatttccCATGTCGTTGTTCGTTCGTCATTCAAGAATTTTACGTCATAACGCACGACGCAGTAGGCTTGTCATATATATATGGACTACTGAATTATGCAGCAGGTGGATTTATTTTTCGCGTTGGTAGCCAGACGG includes:
- the LOC5567142 gene encoding E3 ubiquitin-protein ligase AMFR isoform X2 → MPVVLNGSIPLPSIRVYTSASVLLVSLCLYYAVNVTSDPFWRQQSNATATAVTPTAGSNVNAILSGSVASDAAVAAVAGAARDVAAGAAAGGMVGNGGNKLDSLLTVKEINDFEEKILAATDADLKRMMEQEAELLERSAANDSRTIGAHLKDIASFMGSEPICIWTLINMAYCCLILLGKSIQKVVFGELRISEQQHMKDKFWNFIFYKFIFVFGVVNVQYLHEVILWVSWFSVLGFLHLLSQLSKDRFEYLSFSPTTPGWSHFRLIALLSAILTLSGFMLIVSIGVGVFISGVNTFAFMAAECVLLSIRTLHVLIRYAMFLYDMRQGGITHESISWDKRGPVAYYIELIFEVAALVVDFGHHLHMLLWSNIFLSMASLVIIMQLRYLINEIQRKIKKHRNYLWVLNHMEKSYPLATAEDLKQNCDNCAICWEKMETARKLPCSHLFHNSCLQSWLEQDTSCPTCRLGLSVHNNNVSILPNEIRIDDTEPAGRTANNHFFHFNGSRYVSWLPNFSVEVTHINSVLRNEPSPRETAVNHTSQIRNMARHVQEMFPRFPLSTLIADLQISRSIEVTIDNILEGRLQVPARFQEFDDLLDDDNATTTNTATTTNGYDGNSTSATLSNSNSFNSSQPETPDSGSGGTTLSGFPAITANDYYVNADEFSPNSHYGGGGGGGDDSNVSTPSSTGSSSGYEVERSTNIFGNFDNLLRDESFDDVPLGDRFSKSSEERERILQRRKEQLLVIARRKYLEKNKSELNQSPAAAGYSQGDAIRHRNKSCMEEQQPSPLNSSTMPSSSSQASNTISATTVDNRLSTPPASASFAAATSDGE
- the LOC5567142 gene encoding E3 ubiquitin-protein ligase AMFR isoform X1, with protein sequence MPVVLNGSIPLPSIRVYTSASVLLVSLCLYYAVNVTSDPFWRQQSNATATAVTPTAGSNVNAILSGSVASDAAVAAVAGAARDVAAGAAAGGMVGNGGNKLDSLLTVKEINDFEEKILAATDADLKRMMEQEAELLERSAANDSRTIGAHLKDIASFMGSEPICIWTLINMAYCCLILLGKSIQKVVFGELRISEQQHMKDKFWNFIFYKFIFVFGVVNVQYLHEVILWVSWFSVLGFLHLLSQLSKDRFEYLSFSPTTPGWSHFRLIALLSAILTLSGFMLIVSIGVGVFISGVNTFAFMAAECVLLSIRTLHVLIRYAMFLYDMRQGGITHESAISWDKRGPVAYYIELIFEVAALVVDFGHHLHMLLWSNIFLSMASLVIIMQLRYLINEIQRKIKKHRNYLWVLNHMEKSYPLATAEDLKQNCDNCAICWEKMETARKLPCSHLFHNSCLQSWLEQDTSCPTCRLGLSVHNNNVSILPNEIRIDDTEPAGRTANNHFFHFNGSRYVSWLPNFSVEVTHINSVLRNEPSPRETAVNHTSQIRNMARHVQEMFPRFPLSTLIADLQISRSIEVTIDNILEGRLQVPARFQEFDDLLDDDNATTTNTATTTNGYDGNSTSATLSNSNSFNSSQPETPDSGSGGTTLSGFPAITANDYYVNADEFSPNSHYGGGGGGGDDSNVSTPSSTGSSSGYEVERSTNIFGNFDNLLRDESFDDVPLGDRFSKSSEERERILQRRKEQLLVIARRKYLEKNKSELNQSPAAAGYSQGDAIRHRNKSCMEEQQPSPLNSSTMPSSSSQASNTISATTVDNRLSTPPASASFAAATSDGE